One part of the Amphiura filiformis chromosome 5, Afil_fr2py, whole genome shotgun sequence genome encodes these proteins:
- the LOC140153464 gene encoding signal recognition particle subunit SRP54-like, translating to MVLADLGRKITSALKLLGNATIIDEDVLNSMLNEVCRALLEADVNIRLVKQLRENVKSVIDFEEMAAGLNKRKMIQTAVFKELVKLIDPGTKAWTPTKGKPNIIMFVGLQGSGKTTTCTKLAYHYQKKGWKSCLICADTFRAGAFDQLKQNATKARIPFYGSYTEVDPVVLAAEGVDKFKQEGFEIIIVDTSGRHKQEDSLFEEMLQVSNAVSPDNVVFVMDASIGQACEAQSRAFKEKVDVASVIITKLDGHAKGGGALSAVAATKSPVIFIGTGEHIDDFEQFKTKPFISKLLGMGDIEGLIDKVNELNLDENEELINKLKHGEFTLRDMYEQFQNIMKMGPFSQIMGMIPGFSSDFMTKGNEQESMARLKKLMTIMDSMNDEELDNREGAKIFMRTPGRVQRVARGAGVSIKEVQELLQQYQKFAQMVKKMGGIKGLFKGKGGDMTKNVNPAQMQKLNQSIARAMDPRVLHQIGGMSGLQNMMRQFQQSAQGGGLGGMMGGMGGGGGGGGGGGNK from the exons GTTTTGAATTCTATGTTAAATGAGGTATGCCGTGCCTTACTAGAAGCTGACGTGAACATCCGTCTTGTAAAACAGCTGCGAGAAAATGTGAAGTCTGTGATAGACTTTGAGGAGATGGCAGCGGGACTCAACAAGCGAAAGATGATCCAGACAGCTGTGTTCAAAGAACTTGTCAAG TTGATTGATCCTGGCACAAAAGCATGGACCCCAACAAAAGGCAAACCtaacattattatgtttgtaGGTCTACAGGGAAGTGGTAAAACAACAACATGTACAAAG TTAGCATACCATTACCAGAAGAAAGGTTGGAAATCCTGTCTAATCTGTGCAGATACTTTCAGAGCAG GTGCCTTTGATCAGTTGAAACAGAATGCAACCAAAGCAAGAATACCATTCTATGGCAG TTACACAGAAGTGGATCCTGTAGTATTAGCAGCTGAAGGTGTAGATAAATTTAAGCAGGAAGGTTTTGAAATCATCATAGTTGACACCAGTGGTAGACATAAGCAAGAAGACTCACTCTTTGAAGAAATGTTGCAAGTTTCAAATGCTGTT agtCCAGATAATGTAGTATTCGTGATGGATGCGTCCATAGGTCAGGCTTGTGAAGCACAATCAAGAGCCTTCAAAGAAAAAGTAGATGTTGCTTCAGTTATTATCACAAAATTGGACGGTCATGCAAAGGGTGGTGGCGCCCTCAGTGC TGTTGCTGCAACAAAAAGTCCTGTCATATTCATTGGTACAGGTGAACATATAGATGACTTTGAGCAATTCAAGACAAAACCATTCATTAGTAAACTACTAG GCATGGGAGATATAGAGGGTTTGATAGACAAGGTCAATGAACTCAATCTAGATGAAAATGAAGAACTCATAAATAAACTCAAACATG GTGAATTTACTCTACGAGACATGTATGAACAGTTCCAGAATATAATGAAAATGGGACCTTTCAGTCAGATTATG GGCATGATTCCTGGATTTAGTAGTGACTTCATGACAAAAGGCAATGAGCAAGAATCAATGGCAAGACTCAAGAAACTCATGACAATTATGGATAGTATGAATGATGAAG AACTAGACAACCGAGAAGGAGCCAAGATCTTCATGCGTACCCCAGGAAGAGTGCAGAGAGTGGCCAGAGGAGCTGGGGTTTCAATCAAAGAGGTCCAGGAACTCTTACAACAGTACCAGAAATTTGCACAGATGGTCAAGAAGATGGGTGGTATCAAGGGATTGTTCAAGGGCAAAG GAGGAGATATGACAAAGAATGTGAACCCAGCACAAATGCAGAAATTGAATCAATCAATAGCCAGAGCTATGGACCCAAGAGTATTGCATCAAATAG GTGGTATGAGTGGTCTACAGAATATGATGAGACAATTTCAACAGAGTGCACAGGGTGGGGGATTAGGGGGAATGATGGGTGGTATGGGAGGAGGaggtggtggtgggggtgggggtggcaaTAAATAA